A window of Eubacteriaceae bacterium ES3 contains these coding sequences:
- a CDS encoding flavodoxin family protein, with protein sequence MEKIVCISGSPVKNSNTDRMLKGIANETGLEYEFIKLSSYTVKPCLACKACVSTNKCIQEDDFQEISEMIAAADAVIIGSYTPYGMIDAFSKAFFERLWSMRHMNSLNAGKYAITVVTSLNRDVAAQVNQEIAMEMVMEGFILLNQLVVNGSVPCLSCGYGEDCKNSFAQMQVGENGAVSTSSCFDVENQKVYEEGTKLGKLLGAYLRGEQKFDLASHQKNIAEMMDMMMPVMDKGIRQWREEVLTSAIES encoded by the coding sequence ATGGAAAAGATAGTATGTATCAGCGGTTCGCCTGTTAAAAACAGTAATACAGATAGAATGCTAAAAGGCATCGCAAATGAAACTGGTTTAGAATATGAATTCATCAAATTAAGCAGCTATACTGTTAAGCCATGCCTAGCCTGCAAGGCATGTGTAAGTACAAACAAATGTATTCAAGAAGACGATTTTCAGGAAATCAGCGAAATGATTGCAGCTGCAGATGCGGTAATCATCGGTTCATACACACCATATGGAATGATCGATGCTTTTTCAAAAGCGTTTTTTGAGCGGTTATGGTCAATGCGACACATGAACAGTTTAAACGCCGGTAAATATGCAATCACCGTTGTCACCTCATTAAATCGCGATGTTGCAGCACAAGTCAATCAGGAAATTGCCATGGAGATGGTAATGGAGGGCTTCATCTTACTCAACCAACTGGTGGTTAATGGTAGCGTTCCCTGCTTAAGCTGCGGTTATGGCGAAGACTGCAAAAATTCTTTCGCGCAAATGCAGGTCGGAGAAAACGGTGCTGTTTCCACCTCAAGCTGTTTTGATGTTGAAAATCAGAAAGTGTATGAAGAAGGCACAAAATTAGGCAAATTATTGGGGGCTTATCTGCGCGGTGAGCAAAAATTTGATCTTGCAAGTCATCAGAAAAACATTGCTGAAATGATGGACATGATGATGCCGGTAATGGATAAGGGCATTCGACAATGGCGCGAAGAGGTACTTACATCTGCTATAGAAAGTTAA
- a CDS encoding Crp/Fnr family transcriptional regulator, whose product MNINTKKYNCMKELEIFDILTANEKLAIHDLARGNLLKKGEFLFNQGDEGHKVFLIQTGKIMLQKYTEEGTKIVIDILKPGDLICENIIFEEINYPFSGVALENSYICACSKNEMNTLIKDPLILEKIFMSINNKMLAYTERMTTHAIKDVQSKIYTTLKLIADRHGRKTKDGLEIDCYLSHEDIGFLVNASRVTVTRSINELIEMGKLGKKNRHYIISL is encoded by the coding sequence GAAAGAATTGGAGATTTTTGATATTCTAACAGCAAACGAAAAGCTGGCAATTCACGACCTGGCTAGAGGTAATTTGCTCAAAAAAGGTGAGTTTCTTTTTAATCAGGGTGATGAAGGTCATAAGGTTTTTTTAATTCAGACTGGCAAAATCATGTTGCAAAAATATACTGAAGAGGGGACAAAAATTGTCATCGACATATTAAAACCGGGGGATTTAATATGTGAAAATATCATTTTCGAAGAAATCAATTATCCCTTTAGCGGTGTTGCATTAGAAAACAGCTACATCTGCGCATGTTCAAAAAATGAAATGAATACGTTAATAAAGGATCCACTGATACTTGAAAAAATTTTCATGAGCATCAACAATAAAATGTTAGCTTATACCGAAAGAATGACTACCCATGCGATTAAAGATGTTCAGAGCAAAATCTATACGACACTTAAATTAATCGCTGACCGTCACGGGCGAAAAACCAAAGACGGTTTAGAAATCGATTGTTATTTAAGCCACGAAGATATTGGCTTTCTAGTAAACGCTTCAAGAGTAACTGTAACCCGTTCAATTAACGAATTGATTGAAATGGGAAAACTTGGTAAAAAAAACCGACATTACATTATTTCTCTATAA